The proteins below come from a single Miscanthus floridulus cultivar M001 chromosome 1, ASM1932011v1, whole genome shotgun sequence genomic window:
- the LOC136471732 gene encoding uncharacterized protein, translated as MNQPVQKNTLYVGGLAEEVDEKILHAAFVPFGEVKDVKTPLDQSTQKHRSFGFVTFLEREDAAAAMDNMDGAELFGRVLTVNYAFPERIKGGEQGWAAQPIWADADTWFERQQQEEEMQRLQAEHRAAMQAAEKLHREKLAAEREGEKEEETADPMAAAEAQAIKQSS; from the exons ATGAACCAGCCCGTGCAGAAGAACACCCTCTACGTCG GTGGGCTGGcggaggaggtggacgagaaGATCCTGCACGCCGCGTTCGTGCCCTTCGGCGAGGTCAAGGACGTCAAGACGCCGCTCGACCAGTCCACGCAGAAGCACCGCTCCTTCGGCTTCGTCACCTTCCTCGAGcgcgaggacgccgccgccgccatggacaACATGGACGGCGCCGAGCTCTTCGGCCGCGTGCTCACCGTCAACTACGCCTTCCCCGAGCGCATCAAGGGAGGGGAGCAGGGATGGGCTGCCCAGCCAA TTTGGGCTGATGCGGACACTTGGTTCGAGAGGCAGCAGCAGGAAGAGGAGATGCAGCGGCTGCAGGCAGAGCACCGTGCAGCAATGCAGGCAGCAGAGAAGCTGCACAGGGAGAAACTGGCCGCTGAAAGGGAGggcgagaaagaagaagagacagCAGATCCCATGGCTGCAGCAGAGGCGCAAGCCATTAAACAAAGTTCTTAG